One genomic segment of Gammaproteobacteria bacterium includes these proteins:
- a CDS encoding transposase gives TAIYTTNAVEAVHRQFRKLTKTKGGFANENSLLKLLYAGMLKTSERWTHPVQNWNLTLSQLAIHFEGRLDGHLAL, from the coding sequence AACCGCCATCTACACGACCAACGCAGTAGAAGCCGTGCATCGGCAATTCCGTAAGCTGACCAAAACCAAAGGCGGATTCGCCAACGAAAACAGTTTGCTGAAATTGTTGTACGCCGGTATGCTCAAAACCTCCGAGCGCTGGACTCATCCCGTGCAAAACTGGAATCTCACGCTATCGCAGCTGGCGATTCATTTTGAGGGACGATTGGATGGTCACTTGGCGCTTTGA
- a CDS encoding thioesterase domain-containing protein gives MNREQQLEKLLHEEIPLTNAIGVRVINYDHTSLTLIAPLANNINHKCTAFGGSLYAVAVLSGWGLLHLRLAELGLRGHIVIQQSSVKYLKPVTTDIEATATIATTQNFERFVKLFQRKGMARIDLESRVMQHGQVALEFVGNYVVHT, from the coding sequence GTGAACCGCGAACAGCAGCTGGAAAAACTGCTGCACGAAGAAATTCCGCTGACCAATGCCATTGGCGTTCGCGTAATAAATTACGACCACACCAGCCTCACCTTGATCGCTCCGCTGGCCAACAACATCAATCACAAATGCACCGCCTTCGGTGGCAGTTTGTACGCTGTTGCGGTGTTATCCGGTTGGGGTTTATTGCATTTGCGTCTGGCCGAACTGGGGCTGCGCGGCCACATTGTGATTCAGCAAAGCAGCGTCAAATACCTCAAGCCCGTCACTACCGATATCGAAGCCACTGCGACTATTGCAACCACACAAAATTTCGAACGCTTCGTAAAATTATTTCAGCGCAAAGGCATGGCGCGCATCGACCTCGAATCGCGCGTCATGCAACATGGCCAGGTGGCGCTGGAGTTTGTGGGGAATTACGTCGTCCATACATAG